In one window of Nerophis ophidion isolate RoL-2023_Sa linkage group LG05, RoL_Noph_v1.0, whole genome shotgun sequence DNA:
- the tmsb2 gene encoding thymosin beta, with translation MSDKPDMTEISRFDKTKLKKTETKEKNPLPTKETIEQERKGDATP, from the exons ATGTCCGACAAGCCCGACATGACTGAGATTTCTCGTTTCGACAAGACAAAGCTGAAGAAGAcagagacaaaagaaaaaaatcctCTGCCCACGAAAGAAA ctatTGAGCAGGAGAGGAAAGGAGATGCCACACCTTGA